A single Herpetosiphon gulosus DNA region contains:
- a CDS encoding PBP1A family penicillin-binding protein codes for MAQSNSNQTQLTPRQERRLARVARRQARPWWLKALILLVELLLIGVFCVLAAGLGGYWYFSRNLPSIDNLGTHRAFETTKLYARDGTTLLYEIFDPNAGQRTVVPFSAFSENLKQATIAVEDSNFYTNPGVNLPSIARAALANLTDQESGQGGASTITQQLVRNVLLSPEERSQQTPQRKIREAILAYQISQRYSKDQILALYLNEIPYGNNAYGAEAAAQAYFGVSVSDLSLAQAAMLAGLPQSPSQLDPLINADAAKKRQEIVLAAMVRNGVITPQQAEQAFAEVLYVKPAQVNLTAPHFVFYVRELLEARYGPELLYRGGLRVTTTLDPHWQAVAQQEVQQRISEISQQNATNGSVVMLDRKTNQVLALVGSADYNNTAIDGQVNVALAERQPGSALKPFVYAAAMLRDWTAASVLWDVPTEYRFAGGEVYAPKNYDRSFHGPVSIRVALANSFNVPAVKTLDHVGIDEFLRLMQRVGISTLDDRPRYGLSLALGGGEVKLLELTTAYSVFANEGNYRPASTILKVVNTRGEVLEAWSEPPKQAVLGPDGNGLAFIISSMLSDNKAREWMFGPDNAMELPNDRPAAVKTGTTDDDRDSWTVGYTPSVVIGAWVGNSDNSPMQAVPGSFGAAVIWNRLMTKYHEGLPIEQFTPPSNVSEHEVCIPTGTKPSAACPNIRTEYFVNGTEPVETENVYRTVRIGPSGDCVALPNQPGEDRVFAIYPDEAGNWGETGGLGTPPTKPCPLVNSTNAGGANVAIALIEPSDGAALASPIRIRGSAAGDYSVAWGTGTNPGSWTTIIEGFGGISNGLLAMWNADGLPEGAYSLRLLVKQSNGMNEQRVTIYLDRTTPTISINVPASALRGQPLQFQATAQDDRQMAKVEWTVNGEVFLRDQAPYSLDFSPTQAGTYRVVATAIDQAGNRATSSVSVLSVK; via the coding sequence ATGGCACAATCAAACAGTAATCAAACTCAATTAACTCCACGCCAAGAGCGGCGGTTGGCGCGGGTTGCCCGTCGTCAAGCTCGCCCATGGTGGCTCAAAGCACTCATCCTGCTGGTTGAACTGCTGCTCATTGGCGTATTTTGCGTGCTTGCGGCAGGCTTGGGCGGTTATTGGTATTTTAGCCGTAATCTGCCCTCAATTGATAATTTGGGTACGCATCGCGCCTTTGAAACCACCAAATTATATGCCCGCGATGGCACAACCTTGCTGTATGAAATTTTCGATCCCAATGCAGGTCAGCGCACAGTCGTGCCATTCAGCGCCTTTTCTGAAAACCTAAAACAGGCCACAATTGCGGTCGAAGACAGTAATTTTTATACCAATCCTGGAGTCAATTTGCCCTCGATCGCCCGTGCCGCGCTGGCCAATTTGACTGATCAAGAATCCGGTCAAGGTGGCGCATCAACCATTACCCAGCAATTGGTGCGCAATGTGTTACTCTCGCCCGAAGAACGTAGCCAGCAAACGCCGCAACGGAAAATTCGCGAGGCAATTTTGGCCTATCAAATTAGCCAACGTTACTCCAAAGATCAAATTTTGGCCTTGTATTTGAATGAAATTCCCTATGGCAATAATGCCTATGGCGCTGAGGCTGCTGCCCAAGCCTATTTTGGGGTTAGCGTAAGCGATTTGAGTTTGGCCCAAGCAGCGATGTTGGCTGGCTTGCCTCAATCGCCGTCGCAACTTGATCCGTTAATTAATGCCGATGCAGCCAAAAAACGCCAAGAAATTGTCTTGGCGGCGATGGTTCGCAATGGGGTGATTACGCCGCAACAGGCTGAGCAAGCTTTTGCTGAGGTGTTGTATGTCAAGCCAGCCCAAGTTAATTTAACCGCGCCGCATTTTGTATTTTATGTGCGCGAATTGCTTGAAGCTCGCTACGGCCCTGAATTACTCTACCGCGGCGGATTGCGGGTCACCACCACGCTTGATCCACATTGGCAAGCGGTTGCTCAACAAGAGGTGCAACAGCGAATTAGCGAAATTTCCCAGCAAAATGCTACCAATGGCTCGGTTGTGATGCTTGATCGCAAAACCAACCAAGTGCTGGCGTTGGTTGGTTCAGCCGATTACAACAACACGGCGATTGATGGTCAAGTTAATGTGGCGTTGGCCGAACGGCAACCTGGCTCAGCGCTCAAACCGTTTGTCTATGCAGCAGCCATGCTGCGCGATTGGACTGCCGCCAGCGTGCTGTGGGATGTGCCAACCGAATATCGTTTTGCAGGCGGCGAAGTCTATGCGCCCAAAAATTATGATCGCAGCTTTCACGGCCCAGTTTCAATTCGGGTTGCATTGGCCAATTCATTCAATGTGCCAGCAGTCAAAACCCTCGATCATGTCGGCATTGATGAGTTTTTGCGCCTGATGCAGCGGGTTGGCATCAGCACCTTAGATGATCGCCCACGCTATGGGCTTTCGTTGGCGCTGGGTGGTGGCGAGGTTAAGCTGCTCGAATTGACCACAGCCTACAGCGTTTTTGCCAATGAAGGTAATTATCGGCCCGCTTCGACGATTTTGAAGGTGGTCAATACCCGTGGTGAGGTGCTTGAGGCGTGGAGCGAACCACCAAAACAAGCGGTGCTCGGCCCTGATGGCAATGGCTTAGCCTTTATTATATCGAGCATGCTCAGCGATAACAAAGCCCGCGAATGGATGTTTGGGCCAGATAATGCCATGGAATTACCTAATGATCGGCCTGCAGCGGTCAAAACTGGCACCACCGACGACGACCGCGATAGCTGGACGGTTGGCTATACGCCGAGTGTGGTAATTGGCGCGTGGGTCGGCAATAGCGATAATAGCCCGATGCAAGCAGTCCCAGGCTCGTTTGGCGCGGCGGTAATTTGGAATCGGCTGATGACCAAATATCACGAAGGCTTGCCGATTGAGCAATTTACTCCGCCTTCAAATGTTTCCGAGCATGAAGTCTGTATTCCAACTGGCACCAAGCCATCAGCCGCCTGCCCCAATATTCGCACTGAATATTTTGTCAATGGCACCGAGCCTGTCGAAACCGAAAACGTCTATCGCACGGTGCGGATTGGGCCAAGTGGCGATTGCGTGGCGCTGCCCAATCAGCCAGGCGAAGATCGAGTTTTTGCAATCTATCCCGATGAGGCGGGCAATTGGGGCGAAACTGGCGGCTTAGGCACTCCGCCAACCAAGCCTTGCCCGTTGGTAAATTCGACCAATGCTGGCGGTGCGAATGTGGCAATTGCCTTGATCGAGCCAAGTGATGGAGCGGCATTGGCCTCGCCAATTCGTATTCGCGGCAGTGCTGCAGGCGATTACAGCGTGGCCTGGGGTACTGGCACAAATCCAGGCAGTTGGACGACCATTATCGAAGGCTTTGGCGGCATTTCCAATGGCTTATTGGCAATGTGGAACGCTGATGGCTTGCCTGAGGGAGCCTATAGCCTGCGTTTGTTAGTCAAACAAAGCAACGGCATGAACGAGCAGCGTGTGACAATCTACCTTGATCGAACTACGCCAACGATCTCAATCAATGTGCCAGCCTCGGCCTTGCGCGGCCAACCACTGCAATTCCAAGCCACAGCCCAAGATGATCGTCAGATGGCCAAAGTCGAGTGGACGGTCAATGGCGAAGTTTTTCTGCGTGATCAAGCACCGTATAGTCTTGATTTCAGCCCAACGCAAGCTGGAACCTATCGGGTTGTGGCCACGGCGATCGATCAAGCAGGCAACCGCGCAACCAGCAGTGTCAGTGTCTTGAGCGTTAAATAA
- a CDS encoding helicase C-terminal domain-containing protein, whose product MEPIYIALDLETTGLEPGRDEIIEVGAVKFRGNEVLETYQTLVKPKQVLPIKIARLTGIDAHELTTAPTFNSIGGQLAKFLKSYPIIGHSVDNDLRFLQQQGLKVTQPHYDTFDLATLLIPQLPNYSLSTIAEHLQIQHPDAHRALADAEASRLVFSALLDKLAELSAAELHSIAQTTQKLQWPLAKLFGEIAKRRVQTLWQAPIEFQPKPLVRPVALEPTGNQQELDAQAIGAMFGADGGFSRMFPGYEPRQPQIEMTEAIAEALNQGDTLMIEAPTGTGKSLAYLVPAAQWARQRGERVVISTNTINLQDQLCSKDIPTVQALLAEQPDQWPALRAVQLKGRSNYLCLKRYESFRAHPDHNEDQTRGLLKLQLWLPSTNSGDRAELMLIQGEQQVWNNVNVDPDQCLRQRCSLYNECFFFKARAEAENAHIVVANHALLMSDVKSPGILPRYDHLIIDEAHNLEDVATDQLGFTISQHSLTGLLNDMHSAGGVRLAGGVLNEWTQIFRLSTVDHKEQRKLEDLSADLRPNVDKAREAAQQLFSIFNDIMAKDRSVTQYDPQLRITSKVRRHAEWTQVEQTWENLSINLRKLGDGFGKLQAILDNLEGRDINGYDDLVMRVKGMVNACTELQRQFDVVIYGNEETVAWLTADQRRRELLVQAAPIHVGPLLTEDLWLKKRASILVSATLSVSNSFDYPKQRLGLDQTTTMQLNSPFDYSKSTLIYLPTDMPEPNERNYQRAMEDALINLCKATGGRTLALFTANASLKQTYHGISESLEQADISTLAQGMDGSRRSLIQRFKSDPRTVLLGTASFWEGVDVVGDALSVLVITKLPFSVPNDPVFSARSEGFVDAFAEYSVPQAILRFKQGFGRLIRSKDDRGIVVVLDRRLLSKNYGRQFLESLPDCTIQRKPLAELATTAARWLV is encoded by the coding sequence GTGGAACCGATATATATCGCCTTGGATTTGGAAACAACTGGTTTAGAACCAGGGCGCGATGAGATTATTGAAGTCGGAGCAGTTAAATTTCGAGGCAACGAGGTTCTCGAAACCTACCAAACCTTGGTCAAACCCAAACAGGTGCTGCCGATTAAAATCGCCCGTTTAACTGGCATCGATGCCCATGAATTGACCACTGCTCCCACATTTAATAGTATTGGTGGCCAATTAGCCAAATTTCTCAAAAGCTATCCAATTATTGGCCATTCAGTCGATAACGATTTGCGCTTTTTGCAACAACAAGGGCTAAAAGTCACGCAGCCACATTACGATACCTTTGATTTGGCGACGTTGTTAATTCCCCAATTGCCCAATTATTCGCTTTCAACGATTGCCGAACATTTGCAAATTCAACACCCTGACGCGCACCGCGCCTTGGCCGATGCCGAGGCCAGTCGCTTGGTGTTTAGCGCATTGCTCGATAAATTAGCCGAATTATCGGCTGCCGAATTGCATAGCATCGCTCAAACCACCCAAAAATTGCAGTGGCCGCTGGCCAAACTGTTTGGCGAAATTGCTAAACGCCGCGTACAAACGCTCTGGCAAGCGCCGATTGAATTTCAACCGAAGCCACTCGTGCGCCCCGTTGCCCTCGAACCAACTGGCAATCAGCAAGAACTCGATGCCCAAGCAATTGGGGCAATGTTTGGCGCAGACGGTGGGTTCAGCCGGATGTTTCCTGGCTACGAGCCACGCCAGCCGCAAATCGAAATGACTGAGGCGATCGCCGAAGCGCTCAATCAAGGCGATACCTTGATGATCGAAGCGCCAACTGGCACTGGCAAAAGTTTGGCTTACCTCGTGCCCGCTGCTCAATGGGCACGCCAGCGCGGCGAACGCGTGGTCATCTCAACTAACACGATCAACCTCCAAGATCAGCTGTGCTCCAAAGATATTCCCACGGTGCAAGCGTTGTTGGCTGAACAACCTGACCAATGGCCCGCCTTGCGAGCAGTACAACTCAAAGGCCGCAGCAATTACCTGTGTTTGAAGCGCTATGAATCCTTTCGTGCTCACCCCGACCACAACGAAGATCAAACTCGTGGATTGTTGAAGCTCCAACTTTGGCTACCCTCGACCAACAGCGGCGATCGCGCCGAATTGATGTTAATTCAGGGCGAGCAACAAGTTTGGAACAATGTCAATGTTGATCCTGACCAATGTTTGCGCCAACGCTGCTCACTCTATAATGAATGTTTCTTCTTCAAAGCCCGCGCTGAGGCCGAAAATGCTCATATCGTGGTGGCTAATCATGCCTTGCTGATGTCGGATGTCAAATCGCCTGGGATTTTGCCACGCTACGATCATTTAATTATCGACGAAGCCCATAATCTCGAAGATGTGGCGACCGATCAGTTGGGTTTTACGATTTCGCAACATAGCCTAACTGGCTTGCTCAACGATATGCATAGCGCTGGCGGTGTGCGTTTGGCGGGTGGCGTGCTCAACGAATGGACCCAAATCTTCCGTTTGAGCACTGTCGATCATAAAGAGCAGCGCAAACTCGAAGATCTCAGCGCCGATTTGCGGCCAAATGTTGATAAAGCCCGCGAAGCAGCACAACAATTATTCAGCATTTTCAACGATATTATGGCCAAAGATCGGAGCGTCACCCAATACGATCCTCAGTTGCGGATTACCAGCAAAGTGCGCCGCCACGCTGAATGGACCCAAGTTGAGCAAACATGGGAAAATTTGAGCATCAATTTGCGCAAGCTGGGCGATGGCTTTGGCAAGCTCCAAGCAATCTTGGATAATCTCGAAGGCCGCGATATCAATGGCTACGACGATTTGGTGATGCGGGTCAAGGGCATGGTCAATGCCTGCACTGAATTGCAACGCCAATTCGATGTGGTGATTTATGGCAATGAAGAAACTGTGGCCTGGCTGACCGCCGATCAACGCCGCCGCGAATTGTTAGTGCAGGCAGCTCCAATTCACGTTGGGCCGTTGCTCACTGAAGATTTGTGGCTGAAAAAACGTGCCAGCATCTTGGTTTCGGCGACGCTTTCGGTCAGCAACAGCTTTGATTACCCCAAACAACGCTTGGGTTTAGATCAAACCACGACCATGCAGCTCAATTCGCCCTTTGATTACAGCAAATCGACCTTGATCTACTTGCCAACCGATATGCCCGAACCCAACGAGCGCAATTATCAACGAGCCATGGAAGATGCCCTGATCAATTTATGCAAAGCAACTGGCGGGCGCACTTTGGCGCTCTTTACCGCCAATGCCTCGCTCAAACAAACCTATCATGGCATTAGCGAAAGCCTTGAGCAAGCCGATATTTCGACCTTGGCCCAAGGCATGGATGGCTCACGCCGCTCATTGATCCAGCGCTTCAAATCTGACCCACGCACGGTTTTGCTGGGCACAGCTTCGTTTTGGGAAGGGGTTGATGTGGTTGGCGATGCCTTGAGTGTGCTGGTGATTACTAAACTACCGTTCAGCGTGCCGAATGATCCAGTTTTTTCGGCGCGATCTGAGGGCTTTGTCGATGCTTTTGCTGAATATTCAGTGCCGCAAGCGATTTTGCGCTTCAAACAAGGCTTTGGCCGCTTGATTCGCTCCAAAGATGATCGGGGGATTGTAGTGGTGCTTGATCGGCGTTTGCTCAGCAAAAATTATGGGCGACAATTCCTTGAATCGTTGCCCGATTGCACGATTCAACGCAAACCACTGGCCGAATTGGCAACAACTGCTGCTCGTTGGTTGGTTTGA
- a CDS encoding PIG-L family deacetylase, whose protein sequence is MHFPSDLRAYGIESHWLNTAPMTRRLLFVYAHPDDESFGNAGTIAYYAHHGVSVHYICATRGEAGDVDPSLLQGYGDIATLRSTELGDAASAMGLAAYHFLNYRDSGMPNTPANEHPEALVQAPVEAVAAKVTAAIRAIQPQVVITFNEYGGYGHPDHIAMHHATHLAFARAGDGSWLPEQLDAGLPTWTPRKLYYSTFNPLLIKMMLRLWRLSGRDPRKGGNNGDIDFVKILEAVNPPTASIDCSSVVDQKVAAWQAHRSQLGQIGLSLKLPRLLRQRFLGREQFSRVMPQPNGYERDLFEGI, encoded by the coding sequence ATGCATTTTCCCAGCGATCTCCGCGCCTATGGAATTGAATCGCATTGGCTGAATACTGCGCCAATGACCCGCCGTTTGTTGTTTGTTTATGCTCATCCCGATGATGAGAGTTTTGGCAATGCTGGCACGATCGCCTACTATGCCCATCATGGCGTGAGTGTGCATTATATTTGTGCAACCCGTGGCGAGGCTGGTGATGTTGACCCAAGTTTATTGCAAGGCTACGGCGATATTGCGACCTTGCGTTCAACTGAATTAGGTGATGCAGCAAGTGCTATGGGCTTGGCGGCCTATCATTTCTTAAATTATCGTGATTCGGGGATGCCCAATACGCCAGCCAACGAGCACCCCGAAGCCTTGGTACAAGCCCCGGTCGAAGCTGTTGCCGCCAAAGTTACCGCCGCCATTCGCGCAATTCAGCCACAGGTTGTAATTACCTTTAATGAATATGGTGGGTATGGCCATCCTGATCATATTGCCATGCACCATGCCACGCATTTGGCCTTTGCGCGGGCGGGCGATGGATCATGGCTGCCTGAGCAACTTGATGCAGGCTTGCCAACTTGGACACCACGCAAACTCTACTATTCGACCTTTAATCCCTTACTGATCAAAATGATGCTGCGTTTGTGGCGACTTTCAGGCCGCGACCCACGTAAGGGCGGCAATAATGGCGATATCGATTTTGTGAAAATTTTAGAAGCAGTGAACCCGCCAACCGCCAGCATCGATTGTTCGAGTGTGGTTGACCAAAAAGTTGCTGCTTGGCAGGCTCATCGTAGCCAGCTTGGCCAAATAGGGCTAAGCCTCAAATTGCCACGCCTGTTGCGCCAACGCTTTCTTGGTCGCGAACAATTTAGCCGAGTTATGCCGCAACCCAACGGTTACGAACGCGATTTGTTCGAAGGAATATGA
- a CDS encoding PAS domain S-box protein: protein MHWRSFIPRTLADSQSRQQLLIVMLKSVFWVFNPIQLILSFTSTTTSWPRLLLLAIVNLLCGGIWLLVKRDKLDLASKLFVGLFWLLFTGLMLSTGGIASPSIIAYFFVIFTASFLLSERASLIIGGLSLAATFVAVLLELNQLLPASVLVYTPVSRWLSYSFYLGIMLVFQMVSGRLVYNALQKAQAELHERQRIETELRHSEAQYRLLFDTIPIGIGMAKLDGTVIAINPAGSQMMGYSHAEFMQIKLEHLYADPDQRASLIQQAQQTGKIRDREMAFRRNDGQLVWALVNVDLGVINDEVVTIATLRDNTTQRAAEQALRTNEARFRAIFEHAAIGIVLIDNNGLAFRANPTACMLLNFSEQELQQQAFVNLTHPDDRQFEISLNQELRAGLCDSYQIEQRFIRSDGGVVWGRLCASLVQDAADQPLFMIAMIEDLSSYKDTQAQLDLQMQTLTALYYSSQRLTTKLKVEELARDVADSCVSIFGAQRAWLTLNQADQLKYHEHNPEQPLPSVHIEIESAQPTTRNGPIRTMAFPLVSHNHTFGMLNLQSNQADFFQAERNDMLQTYASQVAAALDNALMFQHLQQINREVTSAYDMTIEGWSRALDLRDHETEGHTQRVTWMTERLAAAMGQFSAEELIHVRRGALLHDIGKMGVPDAILHKPGPLNDEEWVIMRRHPVYAYQLLAPIGYLQGSLDIPHYHHERWDGGGYPKGLQAEEIPLAARVFAVVDVWDALRSDRPYRKGWTDQRIMDYLAGEAGKHFDPLVVEVFLQLLTTMTIAEVRNPVNEA from the coding sequence ATGCACTGGCGCTCGTTTATTCCACGCACATTAGCCGATTCCCAATCACGTCAACAGTTATTGATTGTCATGCTCAAAAGCGTTTTTTGGGTCTTTAATCCTATCCAATTGATCTTGAGTTTCACCTCGACAACCACGAGTTGGCCGCGCCTATTGTTGCTAGCAATCGTCAATCTGCTTTGTGGCGGGATATGGCTCTTAGTCAAACGAGACAAGCTGGATCTGGCAAGCAAGCTGTTTGTTGGGTTATTTTGGTTGTTGTTTACTGGTCTGATGTTGAGCACTGGTGGCATTGCTTCACCTTCGATTATTGCCTATTTTTTCGTCATTTTTACGGCTAGCTTTTTGTTGAGCGAACGAGCGAGTCTGATCATCGGCGGTCTGAGTTTGGCGGCAACATTTGTGGCCGTGCTACTTGAGTTGAATCAGCTTTTACCAGCCTCAGTGCTTGTGTATACTCCAGTTTCGCGTTGGCTTAGTTATAGCTTTTACTTGGGCATTATGCTGGTATTTCAGATGGTAAGTGGGCGCTTGGTCTATAACGCTTTGCAAAAAGCCCAAGCTGAATTACACGAACGTCAACGCATCGAAACAGAATTACGCCATTCTGAAGCCCAATATCGCCTCTTGTTCGACACCATCCCAATTGGGATTGGCATGGCCAAACTTGATGGCACGGTCATCGCGATCAATCCAGCTGGCAGCCAAATGATGGGCTATAGCCATGCCGAATTTATGCAAATCAAACTTGAACATTTATATGCCGATCCCGATCAACGGGCTAGTTTAATTCAGCAAGCCCAGCAAACTGGCAAGATTCGCGATCGCGAGATGGCTTTTCGCCGTAATGATGGCCAATTGGTTTGGGCCTTGGTCAATGTTGATCTCGGGGTAATTAATGATGAAGTAGTGACGATTGCCACATTGCGCGACAACACCACCCAACGGGCAGCGGAACAAGCCTTGCGCACCAACGAAGCGCGTTTTCGAGCAATCTTCGAACATGCAGCAATCGGGATCGTCTTAATTGATAATAATGGCTTGGCCTTCCGCGCCAACCCAACTGCCTGTATGCTGCTTAATTTTAGCGAGCAGGAATTGCAACAACAGGCCTTTGTCAACCTTACCCATCCCGATGATCGCCAATTTGAAATCAGCTTAAATCAAGAACTTCGCGCCGGATTATGCGATTCGTATCAAATTGAGCAGCGGTTTATTCGCTCAGATGGTGGGGTTGTTTGGGGACGATTGTGCGCATCGTTAGTGCAGGATGCTGCTGATCAGCCACTATTTATGATTGCGATGATCGAGGATCTTAGCTCGTATAAAGATACCCAAGCCCAACTTGACTTGCAAATGCAAACTTTGACAGCGCTTTACTATAGCTCGCAACGCTTAACAACCAAGCTCAAAGTTGAGGAACTGGCCCGCGATGTGGCTGATAGTTGTGTCAGTATTTTTGGCGCACAACGGGCTTGGCTCACGCTCAATCAGGCTGATCAGCTCAAGTATCACGAACATAACCCTGAACAACCCTTGCCCAGTGTTCACATTGAGATTGAATCGGCCCAACCCACCACCCGCAATGGCCCAATTCGAACCATGGCCTTTCCATTGGTCAGTCATAACCACACCTTTGGGATGCTCAATTTGCAGAGCAATCAGGCCGATTTCTTCCAAGCTGAGCGCAACGATATGCTGCAAACCTATGCTAGCCAAGTCGCCGCCGCTTTGGATAATGCTTTGATGTTCCAACATTTGCAACAGATCAACCGCGAAGTTACCAGCGCCTACGATATGACGATTGAAGGTTGGTCTCGCGCCTTAGATTTGCGTGACCACGAAACTGAAGGCCATACCCAGCGGGTTACCTGGATGACCGAACGGTTGGCCGCTGCGATGGGTCAATTTAGTGCCGAAGAGTTAATCCACGTGCGGCGGGGCGCTTTGCTGCACGATATTGGCAAAATGGGTGTGCCCGATGCAATTTTGCACAAGCCTGGGCCGCTTAACGATGAAGAATGGGTAATTATGCGGCGGCATCCGGTATATGCCTACCAACTGCTTGCGCCAATCGGCTACTTACAAGGCTCGCTCGATATTCCGCACTATCATCATGAACGTTGGGATGGGGGCGGGTATCCCAAAGGCTTGCAAGCCGAAGAAATTCCTTTGGCGGCACGAGTATTCGCCGTGGTTGATGTCTGGGATGCCTTACGTTCTGATCGACCGTATCGCAAAGGCTGGACGGATCAGCGGATTATGGACTATTTGGCGGGCGAGGCGGGCAAGCATTTTGATCCATTAGTCGTTGAAGTATTTTTGCAATTGCTCACGACCATGACGATTGCTGAGGTTCGTAATCCAGTTAATGAGGCTTAA
- a CDS encoding DUF4097 family beta strand repeat-containing protein, giving the protein MQQRINVGMNPTVAVRICEGNLRVIAHDLPEAWFDVDEDSISFRAQEGHLSIERCSDDLELRLPHGTVLTLDLVHGDLDLTGLSAVHTRQIEGDISARDVQTFEGDVVHGDASFTKSAKLSLANLDGDLKIYENTDTVVIKNVNGDAKISQAQNLTIINVHGDLSASDLFGDVAITRVSGDATLRGAIKSLAPIHVDGDLKLGINWLPEQVYRASANGDVVLEVTDDANLSVNGFVQGDVSGMGDREPGSISLTWGTGTARLELNVQGDLSIRGGAASQSKSVGGNSWSANWNWNNDDFNRAIRDFTDDLASMGRDIASQFREMSRDWRDGKGERTAERARQATERAAERAAKAAERMSVRINEREYRFDPERIERLKEQAKRAADEGISRAYEAIGQALGNIEKNIAHPNAPRPPAPPAPPAPPAAPHAPHRVSISEDDGSSSSQHVAYTGDTVRISPEQATAAQAATAAPAETPAVDKTQERLAILKMVQSGKISADEAALLLEALG; this is encoded by the coding sequence ATGCAACAACGAATTAATGTCGGTATGAATCCAACCGTAGCGGTCCGCATTTGCGAAGGTAATTTGCGGGTAATTGCCCACGATTTGCCCGAAGCTTGGTTTGATGTTGATGAAGATAGTATTAGTTTTCGTGCCCAAGAAGGCCACCTCTCGATCGAGCGCTGCTCCGATGATTTGGAATTACGCCTGCCCCATGGCACAGTTTTGACCCTTGATCTGGTTCATGGCGATCTTGATCTGACAGGATTGAGCGCTGTGCATACCCGCCAAATTGAAGGCGATATTAGCGCCCGCGATGTGCAAACCTTTGAAGGCGATGTGGTGCACGGCGATGCTTCCTTTACTAAAAGCGCCAAGCTTAGCCTTGCCAACCTTGATGGCGATCTCAAAATCTATGAGAACACTGATACTGTGGTGATTAAAAATGTCAATGGCGATGCCAAAATTAGCCAAGCCCAAAATCTAACAATCATCAATGTGCATGGCGATTTGAGTGCGAGCGATTTGTTTGGCGATGTAGCAATTACCCGTGTTAGTGGTGATGCTACGCTGCGTGGCGCGATCAAAAGCCTTGCGCCAATTCATGTTGATGGCGATTTGAAATTGGGCATCAATTGGCTCCCTGAGCAAGTGTATCGCGCTAGTGCCAATGGCGATGTGGTGTTAGAAGTTACTGACGATGCTAATTTGAGCGTCAATGGCTTTGTGCAAGGCGATGTCTCAGGTATGGGCGATCGCGAGCCTGGTTCGATTAGCTTGACTTGGGGCACGGGCACGGCTCGTTTAGAATTGAATGTTCAAGGCGATTTGAGCATTCGCGGCGGAGCCGCCAGCCAATCCAAGAGCGTTGGTGGGAATAGCTGGAGCGCTAACTGGAATTGGAATAATGACGATTTCAACCGAGCCATTCGCGATTTCACCGATGATCTAGCCTCGATGGGCCGCGATATTGCTTCCCAATTCCGTGAAATGAGCCGCGATTGGCGCGATGGCAAGGGCGAACGCACTGCTGAACGCGCTCGCCAAGCGACTGAACGCGCCGCTGAACGGGCTGCTAAAGCCGCCGAACGAATGAGCGTGCGGATCAACGAACGTGAATATCGCTTTGATCCAGAGCGAATTGAGCGTTTGAAAGAGCAAGCCAAGCGGGCTGCTGATGAAGGTATTAGCCGTGCTTACGAGGCGATTGGTCAAGCTTTGGGTAATATCGAAAAGAATATTGCTCACCCAAATGCACCCCGCCCACCAGCACCACCAGCACCGCCTGCGCCGCCAGCCGCACCCCATGCGCCGCATCGGGTGTCGATCAGCGAAGATGATGGCTCATCGTCAAGCCAACATGTGGCCTACACTGGCGATACCGTGCGGATTTCGCCAGAGCAAGCCACCGCTGCCCAAGCTGCAACCGCCGCCCCAGCCGAAACGCCAGCCGTCGATAAAACCCAAGAACGCTTGGCAATTCTGAAGATGGTACAAAGTGGCAAGATTAGCGCCGATGAAGCAGCGCTCTTGCTCGAAGCCTTAGGCTAA
- a CDS encoding DUF2089 domain-containing protein: MNPILTQCPVCSGELTSTRLECAICNTAIEGQFTLGRLGRLTREQLSFVELLAQHRGNVNQVATSLSVSYTTARMRMDEIAAALGAPPSITRPDSREVLRQLETGELSAEEALKLLQG, translated from the coding sequence ATGAATCCTATCTTGACTCAGTGCCCGGTTTGCTCGGGCGAACTAACCAGTACCCGTTTGGAATGTGCAATTTGCAACACGGCGATTGAAGGCCAATTTACTCTAGGACGCTTGGGTCGCTTGACCCGCGAGCAACTGAGCTTTGTGGAACTCTTGGCACAACATCGAGGCAATGTCAACCAAGTCGCCACTTCGTTGAGTGTCTCATACACCACTGCTCGTATGCGTATGGACGAAATTGCCGCCGCTTTAGGTGCACCGCCTTCAATCACGCGCCCTGATTCGCGTGAGGTGTTGCGTCAACTTGAAACAGGCGAACTGAGTGCGGAAGAAGCACTCAAACTGTTGCAAGGCTAG